A genome region from Deltaproteobacteria bacterium includes the following:
- a CDS encoding LamG domain-containing protein, which yields TLKASRLATTEEKCDKQCDVAQDFTPTIMAFDGDVPRYGVDTTESFTLPGNNSKEYRVRAIELDNNGQETTTIPIDEKKSGGESLPLSNLKPRKDYKFKVEETSGAQILNTLEKIVTTGDTGLVLWLRFNEDPSKSIMCEGDDNPSKTICDYSGNSNHGIPQGGPQWLEPPQSGILDGAFKFDGTNDQVLIDNVSALNPDSVSVIAVVTNIDKYSEQQLVDKRLDGATYNLRLAGDGFYPLYVQFVILSSVQDYYHMTSDRLINNDIPYHIAGTFDHATGEVGIYLNGEPVTTYLDLVPVDTIGQIDRSVKSTSKLFIGNNSYGNANYFSGNMSEIFIFDRPLSAEEVNKYYLSTSGD from the coding sequence GCCACGTTATGGAGTAGACACAACAGAGTCATTCACTTTACCGGGAAATAATTCAAAGGAATACCGGGTTAGAGCAATTGAATTAGATAATAATGGCCAAGAGACCACAACGATACCGATTGATGAAAAGAAATCCGGTGGGGAAAGTCTTCCTTTATCCAATTTAAAACCACGCAAAGACTACAAATTCAAGGTCGAAGAAACCAGTGGTGCTCAAATTCTCAATACTTTAGAAAAAATCGTAACCACCGGTGATACTGGGTTGGTGCTATGGCTACGCTTCAACGAAGATCCCAGCAAGAGCATCATGTGCGAAGGCGACGACAATCCAAGCAAAACCATTTGCGACTACAGCGGCAACAGCAACCATGGCATTCCACAAGGCGGGCCGCAGTGGCTTGAGCCCCCACAATCCGGGATTCTAGATGGTGCTTTTAAATTTGATGGAACCAATGACCAAGTGTTGATTGATAACGTGTCAGCCTTAAATCCTGATTCGGTTTCTGTAATTGCAGTTGTTACCAATATCGATAAATATTCTGAGCAGCAACTTGTTGATAAAAGACTTGATGGTGCCACTTATAATTTACGCCTTGCAGGAGATGGATTCTATCCATTGTATGTTCAGTTTGTGATCCTTAGTAGTGTGCAGGATTATTACCATATGACCAGCGACCGGTTGATTAATAACGATATTCCATATCATATTGCGGGCACTTTTGATCATGCTACGGGTGAGGTTGGAATATATTTAAATGGAGAACCAGTGACAACCTATTTAGATTTGGTGCCTGTAGACACCATTGGGCAAATTGACCGAAGTGTCAAATCAACGAGCAAGTTATTTATTGGAAATAATTCCTATGGCAATGCCAACTATTTTAGCGGAAATATGAGCGAAATTTTCATCTTTGACCGCCCGCTCTCTGCCGAAGAAGTAAACAAATATTACCTTTCCACCAGTGGCGACTAA